The Methanosarcina barkeri MS DNA window GGAAATGCAGGAAATATTACAGCTATCTGGAAAGGCTTCAGAGAGTTTAAGAAGCTTGGCATAACGGATTTGCTCCCGAAGATGACAGGGATTCAGGCCGCAGGCTCCTGCCCAATTGTAAATGCCATAAAGAGTGGGGCTCCTGAAATAACTCCAGAGGAGAAACCCGAAACCGTTGCAACAGCAATCAGGATAGGAAACCCTGTTAATGCGAAAAAGGCCCTTGCTGCCATCCGAGAATCCGGTGGAACTGCAGAATCCGTTACTGATGAAGAAATCCTTGCAGCCCAGAAAGACCTTGCAAGGCTTGAAGGAATAGGTGTTGAACCTGCAAGTGCAGCTTCGGTTGCAGGGCTTAAGAAACTTGTTGATATGGGTGTTATAAGCAGAGACGAGACCGTTGTCTGTATTACTACGGGACACCTGCTTAAAGACCCGCAGACTGTAATTGACGTCTGCGAAAAGCCTACTGTTGTGGATGCAAATATAGAAGCCATCCGGAAAGCTATCTTTGGAAAAGCAGAATAAGATCTGAAAACCGCTAACATTAGGAATAATAGTGGAATAAATAAGCGTAGGAGAGAATAGTAGAAAGATTGACCTGACCGGAATCCGGCTCCTTCAATCCTTCATGGTTTACTGGAAGAGGTTATAACTTCCAGAAACCTCTTACTGTTATTTAGATTCAGACTGTTATTCAGATTCAGACTGTTATTCAGATTCAGACTGTTATTCAGATTCAAACGGTTTATCAAATTCTTTTGGTAATATCAAATCCTTTTAATTGGATCAAATTTTTTCAACACAAGAATAATCGATGGGCGTGAACACGAATGGAGCAGGATTATAAGCCTCACGAGATCGAAAAGAAATGGCAAAAAAAGTGGAATGAGAGCCAGATTTTCCAGGCCGAACCCGATAAGCGAGAAAAATTTTTTATAACCATCCCTTACCCCTACCTGAACGGGAACCTGCATGCAGGGCATACCAGGACTTTTACCATAGGGGATGTTGTTGCAAGGCACAAACGGATGCTTGGGTATAACGTGCTTTACCCTATGGGCTTTCATGTGACAGGTACACCCATTGTGGGGCTTGCCGAACTGATTGCAAATCGGGACCCTCAGACCATGGACGTTTATGAGCGCCTTCATGGGATTCCCGGAGACATCCTGCCGACGCTCGATACCCCTGAAAAAATTGTTGATTATTTCAAGCGCGAATCCGAGAAAGCCATGCGTAATATCGGGTACTCCATTGACTGGAGACGCAAGTTTACAACGACTGACCCGACATATAAAAAGTTCATTGAGTGGCAGTATATCCGGCTTGGAGAAAAGGGCCTGATCGTAAAAGGCTCCCATCCGGTAAAATGGTGCCCGAACGACAATAACCCTGTAGAGGATCATGATATCCTGTATGGGGAAGAAGCCACTATTGTTGAATATACGCTGATCAAGTTCCAGTATAAAGACCTGGTCCTGCCCTGCGCAACCCTCAGGCCGGAAACAACGTACGGAGTAACTAACCTGTGGGTCAACCCTGATGTAACTTATGTAAAAGCAAAGGTCACACTGGATGGAAACGAGGAGTTCTGGGTTGTCAGCAAAGAAGCTTTCCGAAAACTGACTTTTACGGACCGGACAGTTGAGTATATTGAAGACGTACCTGCAAAATCAATAATAGGAATAAAACTCACAAACCCGGTTACAGATGACGAAGTAATTTCCCTTCCTGCATCCTTTGTCCGGCCTGAAAACGGAAGCGGAATAGTAATGAGTGTGCCTGCCCATGCACCTTTTGACTACCTGGCCCTTCGCGACCTTTATGATGTTGACCTGAGCGAGTACGGGATAACCGAAGACCTTAGGAAAATCAAACTGATTTCCCTTATCAAAGTTCCTGAATTTGGAGAATTCCCTGCAAAGGAAATCGTTGAAAGCATGGGAATTACAAGCCAGAAAGACCCTAAAGCCGAAGAAGCTACAAAGATCGTATACAGAAGGGAGTTCCACGGGGGAGTTCTTAAGGAGATAACAGGAAAATACGAAGGACAGGCTGTCTCCAAAATCAAGGATATCCTTACAAAGGACTTAATCAGCTCAAATGCCGGAGAGACCTTTTACGAATTCAGTGAACCTGTTGTCTGCCGCTGCGGCACTCCCTGTGTAGTAAATATGGTCAAAGGCCAGTGGTTCCTTAATTATTCAAATCCCGAATGGAAAGCAAAGGTCTATAAGTGCCTCGACCAGATGCGAATTATTCCCGAAGAGTACAGGGTCGAGTTTGAAAACAAGATTGACTGGCTTAAGGATAAAGCCTGCGCCCGCAGGAAAGGGCTTGGAACTCACCTTCCCTTTGATAAGGAATGGCTGATTGAATCTCTTGGAGATTCGACAATTTACATGAGCTATTATATTATTGTCAGGTTTATCGAAAGTGGGGAACTGAAGATAGAAAACCTTACTTTGTCATTCTTCGACTACGTCCTGCTTGGGAAGGGCGATCTGGCAGCAGCCAGTGCGGATACTGGCCTCAATCCGGAGCTTCTTGAAGAGATCCGCAGGCATTTTAACTACTGGTATCCGGTTGACCTGCGCTCATCAGGCAAAGACCTTGTCCCGAACCACCTGCTCTTTTTCCTATTCCACCATGTAGCCCTCTTTGAAGAGGACAAGTGGCCTAAAGCTCTTGCAGTAAACGGCTTTGTCTCCCTTGAGGGGCAGAAAATGAGCAAGTCAAAAGGCCCGATCCTGACAATGGAAAATGCAGTCAGCACTTACGGAGCGGACATAACAAGAATGTATATCCTTTCCACCGCCGAGCAGACGCAGGATGCAGACTGGCAGAAAACAGGGATCGAGTCTGCCAGAAGGCAGATGGACAGGTTTTATTCTTTTGCAAAGAATGTTATAGAGAGTGGAAAACGTGCAGATCTGAGCACCGAGCTAAAGCAGATCGACCACTGGATACTATCGAGGATACAGAACTATATCAAGGGAACAAATACAGCCCTCTACTCTATTCAGACAAGGGAAGCAATCCAGAATTCGTTCTTCCTGCTGCAAAACGATATCAAGTGGTACCAGAGAAGAGGAGGAGATACCCTACTCTACTATGTGCTGGACAACTGGGTCAGGCTTATGGCTCCTTTTACCCCACACCTCTGTGAGGAAATCTGGGAAGCAATGGGGCATAAGGACCCGGTCTCTCTTGCCCAGTACCCTCTCTATAACGAAGATCTGATAGATGACGGCGCGGAGCTTGCCGAAGAAATGATAAAGGGAACCCTGGAGGACGTTGAGGAGATTATAAGGGTAACAAAAATGACCCCGCAGAAGGTCCACCTCTATACGGCCCCCACCTGGAAAGCCGAAGCAATCAGGTGCGCCTGTGAAATGCAGCTTGAATGCTCGCTTGAAGTAGGCACCCTTATTAAAAAGCTAATGTCAAACCCCGACTTCAAACGCTTCGGCAAGGAGATCCCGAAGTTTGTACAGAAAATTGTCCCGGAGTTCAAAAGTGGGAGCTCGGACAGGTATGAAATCCTTACAGGTCCTGATATTGATGAACAGGCCCTCCTGAAAGAGTCAATTTCATTCCTGGAAAAAGAGATTGGCTGCCCTGTTGAAGTCCACAGTGCCGACTCTCCTGCCTTTGACCCTGAAAAGAAGGCAAGGTTTGCAGAACCCCTGAGGCCTGCAATTTACATTGAAGGAAAAAAGAAAGAGTAATGGAAAAAAGTGATTTCTGACTAAACACTGACTAAACAATATGTATCCGGGTAGATTGAAGAAGCCCGGAACGTCTTATTTTTTCTTTTTTTGGCATAGTTATAAAATTATTTTATATTGTTTTCAATAACAATAAATACTCATCTAATTATTCGGTAAAAATTCCTATTACTTTTAGAATTAAGCAGTGTTTAGGTTTAGACTGCACGCATAAAATATAAGTAATAAATTGAATGGACAAACTGCCATCCAGCCGAATAATTAGCTTCACTGACCTCAAAAATCGCATAGAAGGCTGTCCAGGCAAAAGCAATATTAGAAAAATGTTGTCCTTGGCTATCGGGAAGTACCTGTCGAAGAAGGAAGTACCTGTCGAAGAAGGAAGTACCTGTCGAAGAAGGAAGTACCCGTCGAAGAAGGAAGTACCTGTCAAAGAATAAAGAAAAAATAAGAGGGGAGTAGTAGTGAAACAACAAAGTATCATTACAAATGTTCTTGAAAAAGCAGGCAACAAAAATTTGATAAACGAGCTTATAACCAGGCTGTCACAATCTGAAATTAATACACTTTTGCTTGCTCTTTCAAAAGAAATAGCGAACAAAAACACTCCTAACGATATCTTAAACAAATACGAATCTAACCGATTTGTAAAGCCATCAGAACTTAGTCCTATTAAGGTGAAGCAAGTAGAAATTTTAATGCTCCAAATGGCTGAAGCCTCAGGTTTTTCGTCTGTTTTGCTTTCTCCTGCAAGCCTTTTGGGAAGCTGTTCTGTTATAGCTAAAGTTGATCAAACCAATGTTATCTCTGCAACAAGAGGATTGGAGCTAACTGCAGACAGTACCAACATGCTTGCTATATACCTTGCAGATAAAATAAAAAATAAAACCATTGATAATACAAAAAATCCTGTTCATTTATCTGCGGCCTGCAGAGTTACTCGTGGACAAATGTTCAAGGTTGATGCTTTTGTTCCTCACTTTAGCTTGTTTACCCTTGTCAGTTCTGGAAAAGATACGGGTTCTTATGGCTTTGAAAAGGCTGCAATAACCAGACATATACAGTATTATATAAATTATTTTGAAGAGAAATTAGGACATAAAATCAAAGTAACCATGAACCTGAGAAATGGCTATACCGATAAAATTGGATTTATTGATAGAGTTCACTGCTATCTTTGTGAGACATATCCAGATACTGAAATCACATTAAATAAGGAAGAAACTAATACTAGTTATTATCAGGGTATTAATTTCAAGATTATTGTTGAAGGTATAGAACTTGTAGATGGTGGCTTCGTTGACTGGACACAGAAGTTACTTGGCAATAAAAAAGAACGCTTACTAATCAGTGGAACAGGAATTGACTTACAGCTTATTACTGGAATGCTGAACAAGATAATTTAATAGTCTGGTAACTGAGACTTGTAACGCACTTTCCGCAGTAAAATTTACAGATATTTTACAGATTTTGTATTTTTTAAAAGCATGCAAGTACTTTTAATAAAATTTCCACCATTTGTGAGGATTTCCATCATTGACCCACCTAAAAAAAAGCAAATTACAGGTTTTTTGGGCCAGTATAACATTATCTGCTATACTGGACTTTCATACTGGGTCTTTCCTGCAAATCCGCCGCGTAAAAAGGCAGAAAGTCATTATTGAGGTTTATTTTTAGGATTTACGCACTTGAGGAATAAAATCAATTACAGCAAAGACTGTAGATTAAAGCTATGTTTTAGACAGTTAACGGTCTGATGCTGTTGATTCTTCAGTTCAACTGCATAAGTCCTAATTTTGTTCTTGATAAATAATTGGATGCCCGTTAATTTATCAGCCTGGCTGAAAGGATAGGTCTATGCCTGAATCCTGACTTTCAACATATTCTAATCTCTTTATTTTCTCGTTTTGCCAGATCAATAAAGCAATCATAGAGATCATTAATCCGGAGATTATAAACATAAGGGCAATCCCCCTGTTTTCTCCCGTTCCAGTGATAAAACCTGCCGTTTCAGCCAGTAAACCATCCACCTCTAAAAGAGG harbors:
- the leuS gene encoding leucine--tRNA ligase, with product MEQDYKPHEIEKKWQKKWNESQIFQAEPDKREKFFITIPYPYLNGNLHAGHTRTFTIGDVVARHKRMLGYNVLYPMGFHVTGTPIVGLAELIANRDPQTMDVYERLHGIPGDILPTLDTPEKIVDYFKRESEKAMRNIGYSIDWRRKFTTTDPTYKKFIEWQYIRLGEKGLIVKGSHPVKWCPNDNNPVEDHDILYGEEATIVEYTLIKFQYKDLVLPCATLRPETTYGVTNLWVNPDVTYVKAKVTLDGNEEFWVVSKEAFRKLTFTDRTVEYIEDVPAKSIIGIKLTNPVTDDEVISLPASFVRPENGSGIVMSVPAHAPFDYLALRDLYDVDLSEYGITEDLRKIKLISLIKVPEFGEFPAKEIVESMGITSQKDPKAEEATKIVYRREFHGGVLKEITGKYEGQAVSKIKDILTKDLISSNAGETFYEFSEPVVCRCGTPCVVNMVKGQWFLNYSNPEWKAKVYKCLDQMRIIPEEYRVEFENKIDWLKDKACARRKGLGTHLPFDKEWLIESLGDSTIYMSYYIIVRFIESGELKIENLTLSFFDYVLLGKGDLAAASADTGLNPELLEEIRRHFNYWYPVDLRSSGKDLVPNHLLFFLFHHVALFEEDKWPKALAVNGFVSLEGQKMSKSKGPILTMENAVSTYGADITRMYILSTAEQTQDADWQKTGIESARRQMDRFYSFAKNVIESGKRADLSTELKQIDHWILSRIQNYIKGTNTALYSIQTREAIQNSFFLLQNDIKWYQRRGGDTLLYYVLDNWVRLMAPFTPHLCEEIWEAMGHKDPVSLAQYPLYNEDLIDDGAELAEEMIKGTLEDVEEIIRVTKMTPQKVHLYTAPTWKAEAIRCACEMQLECSLEVGTLIKKLMSNPDFKRFGKEIPKFVQKIVPEFKSGSSDRYEILTGPDIDEQALLKESISFLEKEIGCPVEVHSADSPAFDPEKKARFAEPLRPAIYIEGKKKE